From the genome of Caldisericota bacterium:
AAATCGCCAATTCGCAACGTTTCAGGAGAAACAAATTTATTCAACCTTACTACAAAACCTTCTCCAACAGAACCTGCTTTAAGAAAACCTATCATTTATACGCTCCCAAAACGCCTATAAACCGCTTTAAAACAGCGTAGTCATCCCGAAGAATAAGTGTAATCTTGTTTGCCACATCAAGCAAAGCATCGGAACGCTCGTCACTCTCAAGAAAACTAATATAATTCTTGATAAGACGCATAATTGCCTCGTCTCGCTCGGGAACTTTATCGCTATCAATACAAAAAAGAGTATCAATAAAAGAACTGTTGCCAAAAATTTCTTTCAACTCCTCGCTGCCAACCAAATAAAGCAGAGAATGAATTTCGGGAAGATGCTCGGGCAATAAAAGTTGTCCCGTTTCTCCTTTTTTCCCAACAGGCACGGCACGGAACCCCCACTTCATCAGCTCAAAAATCTGCGGCTGCTCTTTTTTTAGGACATCAATCTGCTTGCCATAAGCAATTGGAATCCTACCCGGCGTTCTGCTCTCTGTAAAAAGACTGACTACCAAAAAATAATAGCAAGAACTGTCATTTGTTTTTATCAAGCTTCCAAGAGACGGTAACATATTTACGCTGCCTTCGGCGACAATAAATGAAGATTCTACAGATATAATCTCACCAATTTTTTCCATTTGAGTCATTATAGCATTTTTTTAAAAATTTTATATAATAAATACATTCATAGGAGGTGCACCATTAGTAAAATAATTGACGGGAAAGACCTTATAGTAAAGGTAGAAAATGAAATTACTGTAAATGTAGCAATGCTGAGAAAAAGAGGAATTGTACCATCGCTCTCTATTATAAGAATAGGAGAAAACAAGGCAAGCATTGCCTATTCAAGAAGCATAATGAGCAAAGCCGATAGTCTTGGAATATATGTAGAACAGCATAAGCTTAATGGGTTAATTTCTGAAAAAGAGCTTATATCCGTTATTCAAAAAATTAATAAAAGAAAAGAAATTAACGGCATATTGATAGAGCTCCCTCTGCCACAGGGCATGAGACAAAAAATAGTTTTAGAAATAATTGACCCTGATAAAGATATAGACGGATTCCACCCAATTAACTTAGGAAAGCTTCTGAGAGAAGACCCTGCTTTTGTACCTGCTACCGCACAAAGCATCATAGAAACAATTAAAAATTCTATTCATTCAATAACAGGAAAAAACGCAGTAGTAATAGGAAGAAGCAATATCGTAGGAAAGCCCGTTGCACTGCTGCTTTTAAAAGAAAACGCTACAGTTACGATATGCCATTCGTACACTAAGAATCTCACAGAAATTGCGAAAACTGCTGATATTCTCATAGTATCTATTGGAAGGCCAAAAATGATAAATAAAAATTACATAAAAGAAGGGGCAATCGTAATCGATGCAGGAATCAACAAAATAGACGGGAAAATTGTAGGAGATGTGGATTTTGACAGCGTCCAAGACATTGTAGGCCGAATTACACCTGTCCCGGGCAATATCGGAGCACTCACTACACTTATACTTTTAAAAAATACAATAAGAGCAGCAAAGATTCAAAATAAGTTAGACATAAGTTAAGCGGGTTGAATAAATAAATTAACCCTTAACCTTTTTCAAAAATAATGATCATTTTGTGTCAGGCACCAAGCGATACTTTTTTCTTAGTCATTGCGAAGGGCAGTTTTTTGCCCTGCGGCAATCTCCTCCTCAACAACAAACAATTGTTTTAGGA
Proteins encoded in this window:
- a CDS encoding bifunctional 5,10-methylenetetrahydrofolate dehydrogenase/5,10-methenyltetrahydrofolate cyclohydrolase, with translation MDGKDLIVKVENEITVNVAMLRKRGIVPSLSIIRIGENKASIAYSRSIMSKADSLGIYVEQHKLNGLISEKELISVIQKINKRKEINGILIELPLPQGMRQKIVLEIIDPDKDIDGFHPINLGKLLREDPAFVPATAQSIIETIKNSIHSITGKNAVVIGRSNIVGKPVALLLLKENATVTICHSYTKNLTEIAKTADILIVSIGRPKMINKNYIKEGAIVIDAGINKIDGKIVGDVDFDSVQDIVGRITPVPGNIGALTTLILLKNTIRAAKIQNKLDIS